CTTGACTTGGCGCAACCTCTCTTCGGACCACAACAGAACCGTCCGGCCATACTCATCATCCATGGCGGCGGCTGGAGCGCAGGATCGAAGAACGATATGGTTTACCGTACGTTGATGGTGGATTATGCCATGAAGGGCTATGTGGTGTGTAACATGAACTACCGGCTGGTGCAGGAGGCCCCGATGCCTGCCTGTATAGAGGATGTGCAGGCTGCCGTGAAATGGATGAAAGACCATGCACAACAGTTGGGTATTGACCCTGTCCGTATTGGCACATATGGTCACTCGGCTGGCGGACATTTGTCGTTGATGGCCGGACTGACTGCTGGCGTAGCCTGTGCGGTTGGTGGTGCGCCTCCCACGGAGATTGGCCGTGCAGGCGAATGGAATGACCACAGAGAGTGGTGGCCCATCGGCTATATAGGCAAAAGAGAAACACCGATGCTCGTGCTACAAGGCGGCGAAGACCCTGTGGTTCGCCCGAACCTGACGGAAGACTGGGTGGTGAAGATGCAGAAGGCCGGTTCGCCGGTGGACTATGTGAAAGTGCATGGACAGCACGGTGTGGCCTTCGATCAGCAGCTGGAATTCACTCGTCCTGCCATGGATGCCTTCTTTGCACGCTATCTGAAACACGATGACCCGACCCTCTCATTTGAACAGCTGAAGGTGGTGGAGTATGGCGGCAGCGGTCCCTACAAGGCGGTGGCAGTCCGTGAAAAATCACTCACCGACTTTGTGGTTTACAGACCCATGAATATTGATGCCGCCATGACCGTTGGAAGGCCAACCATGTTTGCTACCGGAGCACCCCAAAAAGAGAAGCTGCCTGTGATGGTGTTCTGCAATGGCGGTTGCATGGATACCAGTATCGGTTATGAAAACATGCTTACAGACCTGGCCTCCTACGGATATATGGTAGTGGCCATTGGCGAGATGCAGATGCTAGCCCGGCATGAGAACGACCAGCACACACCTTCGTCAATGGTCAAGAAGGCCCTCGATTGGATTAGCCAGCAGGCCTCTAACCCCAGTTCACCTTATTATAATAAGATAGATGCCGACCGCATTGCTGCCGCCGGACACTCCTGTGGCGGTGCTCAGGTGCTGGCCAATGCTGCAGACCCGAGACTGCAGACCTACGTCATTCTCAATGCCGGCATGGGCAAGATGACGATGGCCGATGCCAGCAGAAAGTCGCTGAAGAACCTGCACGGACCTGTACTATACCTTGTGGGCGGAACTACGGATGTGGCCTGGCAGAACGCACAGATGGACTACAAGGCTATAAATAGAGTGCCTGTGGTGCTGGCCGATAACATGCAGAGCGGACACGGCGGCACTTACGAGCAGCCCTTTGGCGGTGCCAACAGCCGTATGGTGCGAGCCTGGCTGGACTGGCAACTGAAGGGTATAGAGAAGTTTAAACAACTCTTCCTTAGAGGCGACCTCACCGGATACGACGGATTCACCATCATGCAGAAGAATTTCAGAGATAAACATTAAACATCTGTTCTACAGTTACCTTTTTTATTCATATTTCTTAATGCAATAAATAGGCGTTTTCTTCGTTTAGATGTCAACAAGAGATTGAAAGACATTTCTATACGAAAGAGAACAAACAAAAAACGAGATGAATAAATCAGAAAAATTTGTGATTACCATTAACCGTGAGTTGGGTTCTGGCGGACGAACTGTCGGACGCAAGCTGGCTGAGCGCCTGCAAGTGAAATTTTATGACAAGGTGCTCACGGAGAGTCTGACGCAGAAATATCGACTGACGATTGACGAGATAGAGCGTATCAAGGCTCAGAAACTGTCGTGGTGGGATGAGTTTAATAATTTCTATAAGGGCTTTCTGGCCAATTTTACGCCATCGGCCGATCCGGAACTGAAGCTGACCTCTACCAATGTGTTTGAAACTGAGCGCCGCATTCTGGAAGCACTGGCCCGTCAGGAGTCGTGTGTGGTGGCTGGTCGCAGTACATTCCTGATGTTTAAAGAGTGGCCTAACCACCTGAATGTGTTTATTCAGGCCCCACTACTGAACCGCATAGACCGACTGGCGCGCAAGCGTGGAATTACTACCGAGGAGGCTCTGCATATTTTGGAAGAGGTGGATGAGAGTCGTGAAAGCTATTTGCAGAAATATACTGATAAGTCGCGTTATGATACAAGAAACTACGACCTCGTGATCAACATGGCTGACATGACTGAAGACGAGGCCGTAGATGTGATAATGGCGTATATTCGCTAACGCTTATTTCTTTTTCTTTGGTTTGCGGCGTGCCCAGCCCTCTTCTGTGAAGTCGGGCTCCTCACCTCGCAAACCATATTGTTTCTTGCCGCGGCGATTGTCTTCGGTGGCTATGCGCATCAGGTCGCGCCAGTTGCCGCTGTCTTCTTTCTTTTCAACTCGCTTTTCTCTTCTTTCTTTTCTCTCGCCTCTTTCACCGCCTTTCTTACGTTCGCCTCTTTCATTGTTTTCGGGGCGACCGTCTTCCTGATTGTTGCAGCGCACGGTGCGTCCTTTATAGCGAATACCGGTGAGTTGGCTCATCACTTTGCGGGCGTCCTTGTCGGGCACCTCGAAATAGCTGATGGTGTCGAGCAGGTCGATATGTCCTACCTGCTGACGACCGCCCACATAGCGGTTCAGCGTCTGCATCAGTTCACCGGGATAGAATCCGTCGCGCTTGCCCAGATTGATGAACAGTCGAGTAAAACCTTTCTCGGGTTTGTTCACCCGTTTCTGGCGGTCGGTCTGATTGCGCTTGTCTTTCCGGTCGGCTTTTTCCTCTTTCACCTTTTCCAGTTCGGGCGCTTCGGCATAATAGGCCAGGAACTTGCCGAACTCGAGTGATACAATCTTCTTGATGATTTCCTCCTTGTCGATATACTCGAAGTAGCGGTTCATATCGTCGATGAAAGGAGCAATCTCGTCGTCGTTCACATCGGTCTTCACAATCTGGTCCATCACCTTGTAGAGCTGTTTCTTACAGATCTCCTCGGCCTTGGGAATCTCGGCTTCGACAAACGATTTGCCAATCACTTTCTCGATGTTGCGAATCTTGTGTTTCTCCCTTGAGTGAACAATGCTGATGCTGGTACCTTTCTTTCCGGCACGACCTGTACGGCCTGAGCGGTGGGTATAGTTTTCAATATCGTCGGGGAGTCCGAAGTTGATGACGTGAGTCAGGTCGTTCACATCCAGTCCACGTGCAGCCACATCGGTGGCCACCAGCAGTTGAGTGAGGTGCTGACGGAATTTCTGCATGGTCAGGTCGCGCTGTTGTTGCGAGAGGTCGCCATGCAGGGCTTCGGCGTTGTAGCCGTCCTTGATCAGTTTGTCGGCAATCTCCTGAGTTTCCAGTTTGGTGCGACAGAAAATGATGGCGAAGATGCGTGGGTTGTAGTCAACAATACGTTTCAAGGCCAGATATTTGTCCTTGGCCTGAACCATGTAGTAGATGTGGTTTACACTCTCGGCACCCTCGTTGCGCGAACCTACCACAATCTCCTGATGGTCGTTGAGGTATTTCTTTGCCACCCGCTCCACATCGCGGCTCATCGTGGCCGAGAACATCAAGGTGTTGTGTTCCTTTGGCAATGCTTCGAAAATCTCTTCGATAGCGTCAGAGAATCCCATGTTCAGCATCTCGTCGGCCTCGTCGAGCACAATGTTCTGCACCTGTTCCAGTTTGGCATAGCCACGGTTCTTCAGGTCGATGAGTCGGCCTGGAGTGGCCACGATAATCTGAACACCTTTCTTCAGGGCGCGCATCTGTTGTTCGATGGCAGCACCGCCATAGACAGCTTCGATATGGATGCCGTCCATGTATTTAGAGAAATCGCGCAGGTCGTCGGCTATCTGCAGACACAGTTCGCGTGTAGGAGAAAGGATAAGTGCTTGGGGAAGACCTTTCTTCTCAGCTGATACAGGTTCGCCTTGCCACAAGCGCTGGAGTAAGGGAATGCCGAATGATGCCGTTTTTCCCGTACCCGTCTGTGCAAGGGCGATGGTGTCTTTTCTACTCTCCAACAGCGTTGGAATCACTGCTTCTTGCACAGGCATGGGCTGTACAAACCCCATTTCTTCGATGGCGCGACGAATCTCTTCACATACGCCAAGTTCTTCAAATGTCTTCATTTACAATTATTTGCGTGCAAAGTTACCTATTTTTTATCAGAATAAACCATAAATCGGTAAAATAGTTGTTTTTCCTTTTTGCGTTTCACTGTTTTTTTGTATTTTTGCCAACGATAATACAATATTTTATTCTTGGACAAAATAAATTATTAGCCTAATAACGCAAGATGTACAGACTGAAACTAATCGCCATACTACTCTTTTCCTGTTTAATGTCGTATGGTCAGGAAGATATTGTTTTTTCTCCACAATGGACGCCACAGGCACAGTTTGTCGGCTATTATGTGGCTGAGGCCAAAGGATTCTATAAGGATATGGGGCTGAATGTACAAATTGTCCATCCGTCGGCTTCAAATCCATGTATAAACCGTTTGAAGAGTGGAAGCAGTCAGATTATTACCCTGCAGCTGCCTACTGCCATGCACTATATTGATCAGGGAATACCTTTGAAAAACGTGTTGCAGGTGTTGCAGAATAATTCGCAGATGATTGTGTCGCACAAACCGCTGAAGAGTATTCATGACCTGGATGGGAAGAAAGTGGGTACGTGGTATGTAGGGTTCAGTGAGTTGGCCTATGCCATGGCCCGTCAGCAGAAAGTGGAGTGGGAGTGGGTGCCTTTCATTCAGCATGTGAATCTGTATGTTTCTAAGGCTGTAGATGCTACGATGGCGCAGAGCTACAACGAGTTTTTCCAACTGAAGTTGGCCGGTCAGCGTTTTCAGGACAGTCAGCTTATCTATCTGGCCGATATAGGTTGTAATATACCGGAGGATGGTATCTATGTAACGGCCGATTATTATAAAGCGCATCCTCATACCGTAGATAAATTCGTTCGTGCCTCAAGACAAGGGTGGGAGTGGGCAGCCAGTCACCCGGAAGAGGCCCTTGATATTGTCATGGATGTGGTGCGTAAGAATGGGGTGAAGACCAACCGTCCTGCCCAGCGTTGGATGCTGAAGCAGATTCTGGAGTTGACCAATGATCATAAGACAGGTAAGCGAACCTATCGACTGGAACCTGAAGCAGTGAACCTGGTAAACCAGTTGATGGGTGAAACTGGTTATCTGAACCGTACCATTACATACAAAGAAATTACTGAGCCATGAAATTAGCCAAGATATTTATCCCCTCACGTTCGTTGGCAGCCAAGATCACGTTTTGGGTTACGGCTCCAATGCTACTCACGTTCATAGTTGTCACATTGTTCATTTATGGCACAACTTCTTATGGCATCTATCTGGAGGCCAACGCCCGCTATCAAGGACTGCTCAATAGTAATAACGAGCGTGTGAATGCTACACTGAGTGCAGTAGAAGTGGCCATTAGCAATGCAGTGCCGCAGGTAGAAGAACGGTTGAATAACCCAGATCAGCTCTTTAGCGTAGTTGAGCGAGTGTTGGCATTGAACCCTGACATCGTGGGTTCGGCCATTGCCTTCGAACCAAACTATTATCCTGAAAAAGGAGTGCAGTTCTCCCCCTATGCCTATCGCAACGGGGATGTGATAGAGACCAAGCAGTTGGGTACTGCCGACTATGAGTATCACTATATGGACTGGTATCAGATACCGAAACTCTTGGACCGTCCCTATTGGAGTGAGCCTTATTTCGACAAAGATGGGGGCAACATGATGATGACCACTTACTCGCTTCCGCTGCGCAATAGTAATGGCGAACTGTATGCTATCTTCACAGCCGATTTGGCTTTGGAATGGCTCGTCAACATGATGCTTCAGACAGATAGCATCAACAACAATGAACAAGGGGTAGGGCAAGGCCATGCTTTCAGTTTTATCATAGGAAAAAGCGGCACCTATATTGCTCATCCAGATCCAAGAAAGGTGCTGAATGAAACCCTGTTTAGTCACTGTATGGAAACGCCCGACAGTACAGACGATGCCATAGCCTATGAGATGATTGATGGGCGGAAAGGAGATGCAGTAATTGAATATGATGAAAGTTTGCGTGTGTTCTATTCTCCTATTGAGCACACAGGATGGTCTATGGCCATTGTGGTTCCGGAACACGAAATGGTGGCAATGGCTCAGAAAGTGGGACTCGTTATCATAGCGCTGATGCTGCTGGGCCTTGTTGTCGTATTTGTGCTATGCTACTATAATATTGGAAGAATCACCAAACCGCTGACACGATTTGCCGATTCGGCCGACGAGATTGCTCAGGGTAACTTCGAAGCGCCGCTGCCTGTTGTGCATACCCACGACGAGATGCGCCGACTGTACGACTCATTCAATACCATGCAGCATTCGTTGAACAATCAGATTCAGGAAACCATTCGAGTAACTGAACAGAAAGGACGTATTGAGAGTGAATTGAATATTGCGCGAACCATTCAAATGGCAATGTTGCCCAAAACCTTCCCGCCTTTCCCCGACTGCAAAGAGGTGACCATCTTCGGACAACTGACACCGGCAAAGGCAGTGGGCGGTGATCTGTACGACTTTTATATCCGCGACGGAAAACTATTTTTCTGTATAGGTGATGTGAGTGGAAAGGGCGTTCCTGCCTCATTGGTAATGGCTGTGACGCGTGCCCTGTTCCGAACCATCTCTGCTCATGTGTCTGAACCGAGCCTCATCGTTAAACAACTCAACGATACCATTGCTGAAGATAATGAGGCAAACATGTTTGTAACGCTGTTTGTGGGAGTGCTCGATTTGGCTACGGGCAATATGCGCTATAGTAATGCAGGGCATGATGCACCGCTGCTTATTTCTGCTGACGGTAAGAACATCGGACTCTTGCCTGTTGACAGCAATCTACCTGTAGGTGTTATGCCTGACTGGCAGTTCAGTGAGCAGGAAGCAGATATATATATAGGTACAACAATCTTCCTTTATACAGACGGACTGACCGAGGCCGAGAATATCGACCACGATCAGTTCGGAACACAGCGTCTTCATCAAGCGGCTCAGGCTACAAGTGAAGACGGTCAGATGTCACCCCGCTCCATCATTGACCATATGACCAACGCCGTTCATGCTTTCGTGGGTGATGCTGAGCAGAGCGACGACCTGACAATGATGGCTATTCACTATACGCCCGATTAATCATGAGCAGCACTTTGTGAATATCAGATTATTGGGCTCCTGCCTTGTGAATAAATACGCAACAGATTATTGTAGTTGCGAGGATGACGCCTACCGTAGAGAGGATAAGAACTTTGGCAGGAATATTCCAGCCAATGCCCGATCCTAAAGTAGTCAGAGCCATACAGAGTGTGAGCAGGAGTATCTCAATAGCCATGATGCGTGTCATACGGCTAACAAGCGTATATTGGCGGAAATTACGCACTTCAACAGGCAGATTGATCATGTGTGGGAAATAGGCAAACACCATCATGGCAATACCCACTATCGTGGTTATTCCGCAGGCGAACAGGATGTGGCCGGGAGTTCCCCATCCGTTAGGATTCCCTTGCAGGTCGAAATGAATGGCTATTGTAGAGGGGGCTTGTCCGGAAAGCCATGAAATGAATCCCCACAGCAGAATAGCCAGTACGGTAAAGGAAACTTCAAAAATAGTGCCTTCTAAGGTACGGCCCATTTTTACCTTTTTGTTATTCTTTTGCTTAAACAGTTTCATCTTCTTTCGTGCTATTAGTTTTGTTATTCTTTGGCAGTCGATGCGCCTTGCGCAGAGCTTCGTTGATGATCCATTGAAGTTGGCCGTTGGTAGAGCGAAACTCATCAGCGGCCCAGGCTTCAATGGCATTCATTGTTGCGGCATCGATGCGCAGAATAAAACTCTTTGTTGCAGTATCTTTTGCCATTACGTTTTTCTAAATTATACAGACAACCTTTTCTTATAGGGTATCTTTATTTATACAGGCTGCCAGTGTTTACAACAGGTTGGGCTGCATCGTCACCGCAGAGTACAACGAGCAGATTGCTCACCATGGCAGCCTTCTTTTCGTCGTCCAGCTCAACAATGCTTTCTTTCGACAGTTTGTCAAGGGCCATCTTCACCATAGAGACAGCACCCTCCACAATCTTTTCGCGTGCTGTGATAATGGCTGAGGCTTGCTGACGGCGCAGCATAACGGCTGCAATTTCGGGGGCATAAGCCAGATAGTTGATGCGGGCTTCTACCACTTCGATACCTGCCAGGGCCAGACGTTCGTCGAGTTTCTCTTCCAACTGTTTGTTGATCTCGTCACCACCGTCGCGAAGGGTCATTTCCTGTGAGTTCTTTTCGTCGGTATCATCGTAGGCATATTGACCGGCTACTTGACGGAGGGCTGCATCGCTCTGAACCTTGACAAAGTTCTCCAAAGCCTGCATAATACCTTTCAGACTGCTACCGCCAATCTCTTCCTGGTTTGTTGGTGCCATGGTCTGTGAGTCAATCTCAAAGAGGGCCTTATAGGTGTCTTTCAGTTTCCATACCAATACCAAGCCAATCATCACAGGATTACCTACTTTGTCGTTCACCTTGATAGGTTCGGCATCAAGATTACGGGCACGCAGCGACAGCTTCTTTGTTCCGTAGAAAGGATTCACCCAGTAATAGCCTGTTTCAGTAAAAGTGCCGGCATACTTGCCAAACCAGGTCAGCACACGTGCCTCATTGGGCTCAAGCATCAGGAAGCCGCACATCATGATAATAGAGAAAATCAGCAGAGCTATACCGCCGAATAAAAGATACAGACCGTCAGTTTTATCATCCGACAACATGATGATACCTATAATGGTCCATGCAATACTGAGAATGGTTAATGCTAAAGTGACAAACAGCATCAAAAAGCCGTTAAATACACTGCCTTCAAATTTCTTCTCCATGTCTTTTAAAGTTTAAATAGTTAAGTTAAAGTGATATCAAAATGATATTGCAAATATATTACATTTTTGAAATGCGACAATGGAAATAGAGAAATATATAACGTTATTTAACAAACCAATGATTCGTGCTTTTTCGAGCATTTGTTAACTTTGTGCCCATGAAACTATGTGTTTTTTGTTCGGCCAATCAACAGATTGACCCACTTTTTTTTGAGATGACCCATGCGTTAGGTCGCTGGGCAGCAGAGAACGGACATAGCATCGTGTTCGGTGGTCATGATGCCGGACTGATGCATTCAGTAAGCAAAGCCTGTAAGGAGGCTGGCGGACAAGTGATTGGCGTGGTGCCCCGTAAAATTGAGGAGATGGGCAAACTGAGTCCTTGGCTCGATGTGCATATTCCTACTGAAGACCTAACCGACCGTAAGGAACTGATGATGGTGCAAAGCGATGCTTTTATTGTGTTGCCAGGAGG
The sequence above is a segment of the Prevotella sp. E9-3 genome. Coding sequences within it:
- a CDS encoding alpha/beta hydrolase fold domain-containing protein; the encoded protein is MKKCLFFFLNLLMLTASAQTGQRQITVTENIAYRTDVGPSTVLDLAQPLFGPQQNRPAILIIHGGGWSAGSKNDMVYRTLMVDYAMKGYVVCNMNYRLVQEAPMPACIEDVQAAVKWMKDHAQQLGIDPVRIGTYGHSAGGHLSLMAGLTAGVACAVGGAPPTEIGRAGEWNDHREWWPIGYIGKRETPMLVLQGGEDPVVRPNLTEDWVVKMQKAGSPVDYVKVHGQHGVAFDQQLEFTRPAMDAFFARYLKHDDPTLSFEQLKVVEYGGSGPYKAVAVREKSLTDFVVYRPMNIDAAMTVGRPTMFATGAPQKEKLPVMVFCNGGCMDTSIGYENMLTDLASYGYMVVAIGEMQMLARHENDQHTPSSMVKKALDWISQQASNPSSPYYNKIDADRIAAAGHSCGGAQVLANAADPRLQTYVILNAGMGKMTMADASRKSLKNLHGPVLYLVGGTTDVAWQNAQMDYKAINRVPVVLADNMQSGHGGTYEQPFGGANSRMVRAWLDWQLKGIEKFKQLFLRGDLTGYDGFTIMQKNFRDKH
- a CDS encoding AAA family ATPase, translating into MNKSEKFVITINRELGSGGRTVGRKLAERLQVKFYDKVLTESLTQKYRLTIDEIERIKAQKLSWWDEFNNFYKGFLANFTPSADPELKLTSTNVFETERRILEALARQESCVVAGRSTFLMFKEWPNHLNVFIQAPLLNRIDRLARKRGITTEEALHILEEVDESRESYLQKYTDKSRYDTRNYDLVINMADMTEDEAVDVIMAYIR
- a CDS encoding DEAD/DEAH box helicase encodes the protein MKTFEELGVCEEIRRAIEEMGFVQPMPVQEAVIPTLLESRKDTIALAQTGTGKTASFGIPLLQRLWQGEPVSAEKKGLPQALILSPTRELCLQIADDLRDFSKYMDGIHIEAVYGGAAIEQQMRALKKGVQIIVATPGRLIDLKNRGYAKLEQVQNIVLDEADEMLNMGFSDAIEEIFEALPKEHNTLMFSATMSRDVERVAKKYLNDHQEIVVGSRNEGAESVNHIYYMVQAKDKYLALKRIVDYNPRIFAIIFCRTKLETQEIADKLIKDGYNAEALHGDLSQQQRDLTMQKFRQHLTQLLVATDVAARGLDVNDLTHVINFGLPDDIENYTHRSGRTGRAGKKGTSISIVHSREKHKIRNIEKVIGKSFVEAEIPKAEEICKKQLYKVMDQIVKTDVNDDEIAPFIDDMNRYFEYIDKEEIIKKIVSLEFGKFLAYYAEAPELEKVKEEKADRKDKRNQTDRQKRVNKPEKGFTRLFINLGKRDGFYPGELMQTLNRYVGGRQQVGHIDLLDTISYFEVPDKDARKVMSQLTGIRYKGRTVRCNNQEDGRPENNERGERKKGGERGERKERREKRVEKKEDSGNWRDLMRIATEDNRRGKKQYGLRGEEPDFTEEGWARRKPKKKK
- a CDS encoding ABC transporter substrate-binding protein — its product is MYRLKLIAILLFSCLMSYGQEDIVFSPQWTPQAQFVGYYVAEAKGFYKDMGLNVQIVHPSASNPCINRLKSGSSQIITLQLPTAMHYIDQGIPLKNVLQVLQNNSQMIVSHKPLKSIHDLDGKKVGTWYVGFSELAYAMARQQKVEWEWVPFIQHVNLYVSKAVDATMAQSYNEFFQLKLAGQRFQDSQLIYLADIGCNIPEDGIYVTADYYKAHPHTVDKFVRASRQGWEWAASHPEEALDIVMDVVRKNGVKTNRPAQRWMLKQILELTNDHKTGKRTYRLEPEAVNLVNQLMGETGYLNRTITYKEITEP
- a CDS encoding SpoIIE family protein phosphatase; the encoded protein is MKLAKIFIPSRSLAAKITFWVTAPMLLTFIVVTLFIYGTTSYGIYLEANARYQGLLNSNNERVNATLSAVEVAISNAVPQVEERLNNPDQLFSVVERVLALNPDIVGSAIAFEPNYYPEKGVQFSPYAYRNGDVIETKQLGTADYEYHYMDWYQIPKLLDRPYWSEPYFDKDGGNMMMTTYSLPLRNSNGELYAIFTADLALEWLVNMMLQTDSINNNEQGVGQGHAFSFIIGKSGTYIAHPDPRKVLNETLFSHCMETPDSTDDAIAYEMIDGRKGDAVIEYDESLRVFYSPIEHTGWSMAIVVPEHEMVAMAQKVGLVIIALMLLGLVVVFVLCYYNIGRITKPLTRFADSADEIAQGNFEAPLPVVHTHDEMRRLYDSFNTMQHSLNNQIQETIRVTEQKGRIESELNIARTIQMAMLPKTFPPFPDCKEVTIFGQLTPAKAVGGDLYDFYIRDGKLFFCIGDVSGKGVPASLVMAVTRALFRTISAHVSEPSLIVKQLNDTIAEDNEANMFVTLFVGVLDLATGNMRYSNAGHDAPLLISADGKNIGLLPVDSNLPVGVMPDWQFSEQEADIYIGTTIFLYTDGLTEAENIDHDQFGTQRLHQAAQATSEDGQMSPRSIIDHMTNAVHAFVGDAEQSDDLTMMAIHYTPD
- a CDS encoding DUF1648 domain-containing protein, which codes for MKLFKQKNNKKVKMGRTLEGTIFEVSFTVLAILLWGFISWLSGQAPSTIAIHFDLQGNPNGWGTPGHILFACGITTIVGIAMMVFAYFPHMINLPVEVRNFRQYTLVSRMTRIMAIEILLLTLCMALTTLGSGIGWNIPAKVLILSTVGVILATTIICCVFIHKAGAQ
- a CDS encoding SPFH domain-containing protein — protein: MEKKFEGSVFNGFLMLFVTLALTILSIAWTIIGIIMLSDDKTDGLYLLFGGIALLIFSIIMMCGFLMLEPNEARVLTWFGKYAGTFTETGYYWVNPFYGTKKLSLRARNLDAEPIKVNDKVGNPVMIGLVLVWKLKDTYKALFEIDSQTMAPTNQEEIGGSSLKGIMQALENFVKVQSDAALRQVAGQYAYDDTDEKNSQEMTLRDGGDEINKQLEEKLDERLALAGIEVVEARINYLAYAPEIAAVMLRRQQASAIITAREKIVEGAVSMVKMALDKLSKESIVELDDEKKAAMVSNLLVVLCGDDAAQPVVNTGSLYK
- a CDS encoding TIGR00730 family Rossman fold protein, yielding MKLCVFCSANQQIDPLFFEMTHALGRWAAENGHSIVFGGHDAGLMHSVSKACKEAGGQVIGVVPRKIEEMGKLSPWLDVHIPTEDLTDRKELMMVQSDAFIVLPGGIGTLDELFTVVAAATLNYHQKPIILWNMNGFWNSLIACLDDLEAKGMMRNSWHTYIKTATTLDEVAAALF